The genomic segment GTAGTATATTCCCATTTGTAAGAATCAACATTTACACCAGGATCTCTTGGTTGTATAACATAAAAAGGATCTTGTAGAACTTTTAAATTTACTACTGAATTTAAGCCGTAAATTGTAGTTTTTTTTAAGCTAGATTGTTCGATAAATCCTTCTGAGTTTGTGGGTAAACTAGATGATATCGAATTTCTTAATATTGGAGAAGGAACAACTGTAATAGTTACCGCATTACTTTTATTGGGTTTATCATTGCTTGAATTGTAGCCAAGGCTTCTTGTAACTGTAAAATTTCCACTTGCAGTTACATAATCAATGTCTAATGTTTTATTGATATTATCGAAATTTTTAAATCTTACACTTCCATTTCCTTTTGCTTCCCAGGAAGAGTTAATCCCGTAAGGTTCGTTTTGATAAGGATTTGCGTATTGTGAACCTGTTATTAGTGCAGGTTTATCACCAAGTCTAACCGTTTGGTTGCAACATAAAGTGTTAGCAATTTTAGTAGGATCAGGTGCGTCTGCAGGAGCCTGCGGGCTTCCCCCATTCATTGTTGAACCTTTTGTTACAGCTATGTAAGCACTTTTGTATGTTACATTACCACTTGTTTTGTATTCGGCATAAATTTGACCGCCTAAAGAAGAAATATTGCCCCAGGCAATATTAATTGTGAAACTTTGTGAAGCTGTTTTTCCTCCACCAAAATATAAAGGTAAGCTGCTCCCTCCAATGGCTACTGTAGCACTTAAATTGTTGACAACATAAACGGTAACGGTTCCGTTGTTGTCTGGTACAGTTGGTGTCTCGACTTTTACATTTAAAGAAATACTGGAATATGGCGTTCCTCCAAGGTTAATTCCATTTCCTCCGTATGCGGCTCCATTAACAGTAGTAGGAGTAAGCGTAACTTTTTGCCCAAAAGAAGTAAAGGCTAGTAAAAAAATAAGAATGGCGTAAATGTAATTTTTTCTCATGATAAAAATTTAAGGTTTATAATGAGATAAAAATATACTTTAAATATGTATTATCTTATATTTTATTGTTAAAAAATAGGAATAGTTTTAAATAATTAGTTTTATATAAAAAAAAGGAAATCGAAAGATTTCCTTTTTTATGCTAATATTTTTTAAAACGATTATAAATCAGAATCAGTAAGTTCTTTTTCTTTTCCAAATTTAAGAGAAACCAAAATTCCAACTAAAAGTGAAAGAGCAATAAATCCAAGAGAAGCCCATTCTGGAACGTGAATCCATTCGTGAAGCAGCATTTTTAATCCAACAAAAGCTAAAATAGCAACTAGGCTGTATTCTAAGAAACTGAATTTTGCCAGCATATTTGCTAAAAAGAAATACATAGAACGTAATCCCAAAATCGCAAAAATATTAGAACTAAATACTAAAAACGGATCAGAAGTAATGGCCAGAATCGCCGGAACACTGTCAACAGCAAATAAAACGTCCATAACTTCAATTACGATCAAAGCAACGAAAAGCGGAGTAGCAGCTTTTTTTCCTTTTTCGGTTAAAATGAAAAATTTCTCATGCTCCATGTGAGACGTAATCGGAATCACTTTTCCTAATGTTTTGTACACAAAAGAATCCTTCGGATTGAAATCTTCATCTTCTCCAGAAAACAACATTTTGATAGCAGTAAATACTAAGAATGCTCCAAAAAGATAAGTTGTCCAGCTAAATTTATTAATTAGCATAACACCAAAGAAAATCATTAATCCGCGGAAAACAATTGCTCCCAGAATTCCCCAGAATAAAACACGGTGCTGATATTTTTGCGGAATTTTAAAAGATGCAAAAATGATGGCAATTACAAAGATATTATCAACACTTAAAGATAATTCGATTAAATAACCTGTGATAAACTTCATTGAAGCCACGGCAGGTTTCAGGCCGTCAGGATTTGCAATATAATCTGTAGTATAAAGCCAATAGATTACTCCGGAGAAAAGAAAAGATAAAGTTACCCAAATCAATGTCCATTTGCTGGCTTCTTTAGTACTAATAATATGTGGTGTTTTGTTGAAGACACCAAGGTCTAAAGCAAGAATAAAAACTACAGCAAGTAAAAAGAGAGTCCAGACTATCATAATGGTTTTTTTTAATTAACTACAAAGATAAGTTTTGAACTTTAATTTTAAAACTAATTATAAGAAAGGTATTGGTAATAATTGTTAATTGTGAATTGTGAATTTTGAGTTGAGGGGGTGGAACTTTGTCAAAGTTTTAAACTTTGACAAAGTTGGAGATAATAACCCGACAGGTTTTTAAAACCTGTCGGGTTTACGAGGAATTTAAATATAAAAAAAGTGCCAGTAAATAAATACTGGCACTTTTTAGAATATAATTTAAGCTTTGAATTATAGCGCTGATTTAACAGTTTTGATAATTCTAGCAGCAATTTTGTATGGATCTCCGTTTGAAGCTGGTCTTCTGTCTTCTAACCAACCTTTCCATCCTTTTTGAACTGTCATCAAAGGAATTCTGATAGAACATCCTCTGTCTGAAACTCCATAAGAGAAATCGTTGATAGAAGCAGTTTCGTGTTTACCAGTTAAACGCTGCTCGTTGTAAGCTCCGTAAACTGCGATGTGCTCTTTAGTAACAGGACGGAAAGCCTCACAGATTTTCTCATAAGTTTCTTGAGAACCACAAGTTCTAAGAACAGAGTTAGAGAAGTTAGCGTGCATTCCAGAACCATTCCAGTCTGTATCTCCTAGAGGTTTTGGGTGATATTCAATATAGTAACCATATTTCTCAGTTAGACGGTCTAGTAAGTAACGAGCAACCCAGATTTCATCTCCGGCTTTTTTAGCTCCTTTAGCGAATAATTGGAATTCCCATTGTCCGCAAGCAACCTCTTGGTTGATTCCTTCAAAGTTGATTCCAGCAGCGATACATAAATCAGCATGCTCTTCAACTAATTTTCTTCCGTGTGTGTTTTTTCCACCTACTGAACAGTAGTACATCCCTTGTGGAGCAGGGTATCCTCCAACTGGGAAACCAAGTGGAAGTTGAGTTTTAGTATCCATGATGAAATACTCTTGTTCGAAACCAAACCAGAAATCATCATCTTCATCATCAATTGTAGCTCTTCCGTTAGAAGGGTGTGGTGTTCCGTCTGCATACATAACTTCAGACATTACTAACCATCCATTGATACGAGTTGGATCTGGATAAATTGCAACTGGAACTAAAAGACAGTCAGAAGAACCACCTTCAGCTTGTTTAGTTGACGAACCATCAAATGACCAATTTCCAAGTTCTTCTAATGTTCCTTTGAAATTTTCGTGCTCTTCAACTTTAGTTTTACTTCTAAGATTTTGAGTTGGTTCGTATCCATCTAACCAAATGTACTCTAACTTAATTTTAGCCATAATAATATAAATTTATTTTTTTTGTTTTTTCGCTGGGTCAAATATAGATTTATTTTTTTAGTCCTAAAAATTAGGGGGCTATTTTGTTTAGTGAACTATAATTTTTTAGAGAAGCGCAATTTTGATAGGGGTATATTTTAAAAAGAACAATTTTTTATAGGTTAAAAAAATAAATTCGTAAAAATAAAGGCAAGTTTTTGAATTTTAAGGTTAAGGAATTATGAAAAAATGTTTATTTAATGAATAATACTGAGGTTTTTTGTTATATTTCTTTATATCGCAATCATTATTCTTTATAAAAAGCCTCTTCTGTTGAAAAATCATTGTCCAAAATTCTCAATTTTATCTATAAAACAGGGACTTTAATTGTTTATATTTGTTCCTCATTTTTTAATGAAAATTATTACGAATTTTTAAAATTATATACAATGTCAACATTACGTTTCCAAGCTTTAAAAGAAGCTTCTACAAGAAAGCCGGTACACTTTGAAGAAATAGATAAAAAATCGAATCTTTTTGGATCAAATGTATTTAATGAGAAAGCAATGAAGCAGTATTTAACTTCAGATGCTTTAAAAGGAGTGAGAGATGCCATTCAACACGGAACGAAGATAGAACGAAAACTGGCAGATTATATCGCCATGGGAATGAAAGAGTGGGCGTTGTCTAAAGGTGTTACACATTATACACACTGGTTTCAGCCATTAACAGGAACGACTGCAGAAAAGCATGACGCATTTTTTGAAACGTCTTATGACGGAAGTGATCCAGTAGAAAAATTTGGCGGCGCGCAATTGGTACAACAAGAGCCGGATGCATCTAGTTTCCCGAACGGCGGAATCCGTAATACTTTTGAAGCAAGAGGATATACAGCCTGGGACCCGACTTCTCCGGCATTTATATATGGTACAACTTTATGTATTCCAACAGTATTCATTGCTTATACAGGTGAAGCTTTAGATAATAAAATTCCTTTATTAAGAGCATTATCTGCAATTGACGAAGCGGCTACAGAAGTTTGTCGTTATTTTGACAAAAACGTAAAAAAGGTAACTGCGACTTTAGGATGGGAGCAGGAATATTTCCTTATTGATAAAGCTTTGGCAAATTCTCGTCCGGATTTAATGATGACAGGAAGAACTTTATTAGGACATACTTCTGCTAAAGGACAACAGTTAGACGATCATTATTTTGGATCAATTCCAACCCGCGCTCTTACTTATATGAGAGATTTAGAACAGGAATGTATGTTGTTAGGAATTCCGGTAAAAACACGTCATAACGAAGTAGCACCAAATCAGTTTGAGCTGGCTCCGATTTTCGAAGAAACAAATTTAGCTGTAGACCACAACTCTTTATTAATGGATGTAATGCAGAGAGTAGCAGAACGTCACGATTTTAAAGTATTATTTCACGAAAAACCATTCAAAGGAGTAAACGGATCAGGAAAGCACAACAACTGGTCATTGGCGACAGATACAGGAGTTAACTTATTAAGTCCGAGTAAAACGCCAATGAGCAATTTACAGTTTTTGACTTTCTTTATTAATACCATTAAAGCGGTAAATGATAATGAAACTCTTTTAAGAGCGTCTATAGCAACAGCAAGTAATGATCACAGGTTAGGAGCAAACGAAGCGCCGCCAGCTATTATGTCGGTATTTATTGGAGCGCAGTTAACAAAAGTTTTATCTGAATTAGAAAGTGTAACGACAGGAAAACTTTCGCCAGAAGAAAAAACAGATCTTAAATTAAACGTTGTTGGAAAAATTCCAGACGTATTATTAGATAATACAGATCGTAACAGAACTTCGCCTTTTGCTTTTACAGGAAATAAATTTGAGTTTAGAGCTGTTGGTTCAAATTCAAACTGTTCGAACGCAATGACAACTTTAAATGCGATTGTTGCGAAACAATTAATTGATTTTAAAAATGAAGTAGAAAACCTGATCGAGTCGAAAGACATGAAAAAGGACGATGCAATTTTTAATGTTTTAAGAGAATACATCAAACAATCTAAAAAAATCCTTTTT from the Flavobacterium sp. genome contains:
- a CDS encoding glutamine synthetase III; this encodes MSTLRFQALKEASTRKPVHFEEIDKKSNLFGSNVFNEKAMKQYLTSDALKGVRDAIQHGTKIERKLADYIAMGMKEWALSKGVTHYTHWFQPLTGTTAEKHDAFFETSYDGSDPVEKFGGAQLVQQEPDASSFPNGGIRNTFEARGYTAWDPTSPAFIYGTTLCIPTVFIAYTGEALDNKIPLLRALSAIDEAATEVCRYFDKNVKKVTATLGWEQEYFLIDKALANSRPDLMMTGRTLLGHTSAKGQQLDDHYFGSIPTRALTYMRDLEQECMLLGIPVKTRHNEVAPNQFELAPIFEETNLAVDHNSLLMDVMQRVAERHDFKVLFHEKPFKGVNGSGKHNNWSLATDTGVNLLSPSKTPMSNLQFLTFFINTIKAVNDNETLLRASIATASNDHRLGANEAPPAIMSVFIGAQLTKVLSELESVTTGKLSPEEKTDLKLNVVGKIPDVLLDNTDRNRTSPFAFTGNKFEFRAVGSNSNCSNAMTTLNAIVAKQLIDFKNEVENLIESKDMKKDDAIFNVLREYIKQSKKILFEGDGYSEAWEKEAKKRGLSNFKTTPEAIKAKVSKEALDLFAELGIFNHVEAEARYEIELEEYTKKIQIEGRVLGDISRNHVIPTAIRYQNTLIENVKGLKEIFGKEFETIAREQIVLIKEISGHIEGINSKVLAMTNERKKANQLTDAQKMAEAYCNNVKPYFEDIRNHCDKLELLVDDESWTLTKYRELLFTK
- a CDS encoding TerC family protein; protein product: MIVWTLFLLAVVFILALDLGVFNKTPHIISTKEASKWTLIWVTLSFLFSGVIYWLYTTDYIANPDGLKPAVASMKFITGYLIELSLSVDNIFVIAIIFASFKIPQKYQHRVLFWGILGAIVFRGLMIFFGVMLINKFSWTTYLFGAFLVFTAIKMLFSGEDEDFNPKDSFVYKTLGKVIPITSHMEHEKFFILTEKGKKAATPLFVALIVIEVMDVLFAVDSVPAILAITSDPFLVFSSNIFAILGLRSMYFFLANMLAKFSFLEYSLVAILAFVGLKMLLHEWIHVPEWASLGFIALSLLVGILVSLKFGKEKELTDSDL
- a CDS encoding glutamine synthetase beta-grasp domain-containing protein; translation: MAKIKLEYIWLDGYEPTQNLRSKTKVEEHENFKGTLEELGNWSFDGSSTKQAEGGSSDCLLVPVAIYPDPTRINGWLVMSEVMYADGTPHPSNGRATIDDEDDDFWFGFEQEYFIMDTKTQLPLGFPVGGYPAPQGMYYCSVGGKNTHGRKLVEEHADLCIAAGINFEGINQEVACGQWEFQLFAKGAKKAGDEIWVARYLLDRLTEKYGYYIEYHPKPLGDTDWNGSGMHANFSNSVLRTCGSQETYEKICEAFRPVTKEHIAVYGAYNEQRLTGKHETASINDFSYGVSDRGCSIRIPLMTVQKGWKGWLEDRRPASNGDPYKIAARIIKTVKSAL
- a CDS encoding T9SS type A sorting domain-containing protein, encoding MRKNYIYAILIFLLAFTSFGQKVTLTPTTVNGAAYGGNGINLGGTPYSSISLNVKVETPTVPDNNGTVTVYVVNNLSATVAIGGSSLPLYFGGGKTASQSFTINIAWGNISSLGGQIYAEYKTSGNVTYKSAYIAVTKGSTMNGGSPQAPADAPDPTKIANTLCCNQTVRLGDKPALITGSQYANPYQNEPYGINSSWEAKGNGSVRFKNFDNINKTLDIDYVTASGNFTVTRSLGYNSSNDKPNKSNAVTITVVPSPILRNSISSSLPTNSEGFIEQSSLKKTTIYGLNSVVNLKVLQDPFYVIQPRDPGVNVDSYKWEYTTTGSGTYVKWTTIPSENSANLDFSDPSQLSNFEDTYYLIRRIAIYQNITQISNEIKILVRGLRFNNTICCDQILKITPPSTFESPQIIKGSTAIVDAPIQEGQNFTVNSITYQWQSQSIENNYPSSQWIDIPNATSKDYLPSQSLIVSFNQRGGYSFEKTYKYRRIVKINYSVVTKVLITTTATSYSNEISLDGTVSQAYIQLYPNPASSTLNIECTADITNSKVTISNIMGNIVNSNNYSVLSPKLISINVASLPTGTYFITIENENLGIVQRTFIKQ